A single region of the Leptothrix cholodnii SP-6 genome encodes:
- a CDS encoding substrate-binding domain-containing protein, translating into MDLKPIRMILRSRRTLMACAVGALICAATLSQAQEKFIVVASTTSTEQSGLFGQLLPQFKAATGIDARVVALGTGQALDMGRRGDADVVFVHDQAAEEKFVADGWGVRRYPVMYNDFVLVGPAADPAKVRGKDIVTGLQKLAASGAAFISRGDKSGTHAAELRYWKQAGVDLAAAKPAGYRECGCGMGPALNMGSSSNAYVLTDRGTWLSFKNRGDLTVLVEGDTRLFNQYGVMLVNPAKHAHVKQALGQSFVDWVVSAPGQAAIAAYKIGGEQLFFPNAAR; encoded by the coding sequence ATGGACCTGAAGCCGATTCGAATGATCCTGCGCTCGCGCCGCACGCTGATGGCCTGCGCGGTGGGGGCCCTGATCTGTGCCGCCACGCTGTCGCAGGCACAGGAGAAGTTCATCGTGGTGGCGTCCACCACCTCCACCGAGCAGTCCGGGCTGTTCGGCCAGCTGCTGCCGCAGTTCAAGGCGGCCACCGGCATCGACGCCCGCGTCGTCGCGCTGGGCACCGGCCAGGCGCTCGACATGGGCCGGCGCGGCGATGCCGACGTGGTGTTCGTGCACGACCAGGCGGCCGAGGAGAAGTTCGTCGCCGACGGCTGGGGCGTCAGGCGCTACCCGGTCATGTACAACGATTTCGTGCTGGTCGGCCCGGCCGCAGACCCGGCCAAGGTGCGCGGCAAGGACATCGTCACCGGCCTGCAGAAGCTCGCGGCCAGCGGCGCGGCCTTCATCTCGCGCGGCGACAAGAGCGGCACCCACGCCGCCGAGCTGCGCTACTGGAAGCAGGCCGGCGTCGACCTGGCCGCGGCCAAGCCGGCCGGCTACCGCGAATGCGGCTGCGGCATGGGCCCGGCGCTCAACATGGGGTCGAGCAGCAACGCCTACGTGCTGACCGACCGCGGCACCTGGCTGTCGTTCAAGAACCGCGGCGACCTGACCGTGCTGGTCGAGGGCGACACCCGGCTGTTCAACCAGTACGGCGTGATGCTGGTCAATCCGGCCAAGCATGCGCACGTCAAGCAGGCGCTCGGCCAGAGCTTCGTCGACTGGGTGGTCTCGGCGCCCGGTCAGGCGGCGATCGCGGCCTACAAGATCGGCGGCGAGCAGCTGTTCTTCCCGAACGCGGCACGCTGA
- a CDS encoding ABC transporter permease — MSTVAASLGLAVDLISSGDADVLRIVGLSLRVSGAACLTGALSGLWLGAWLAVARFPGHGLAVWLLNTLLALPSVVVGLMVYLLLSRSGPLGSWGILFTPTAMVIAQSILVVPLIAALTRRLVIDGLADGGDQLRSMGAGPLLSALLVLVHERLAVLTILLTAFGRAVAEVGAVMIVGGNIDGFTRVMTTAIALETSKGDLPLALALGLLLLGVVGVINLLIGWMQPRGAAAPGQGLM; from the coding sequence ATGAGCACGGTGGCCGCCAGCCTCGGCCTGGCCGTCGATCTGATTTCCAGTGGCGATGCCGACGTGCTGCGCATCGTCGGCCTGTCGCTGCGGGTCAGCGGCGCGGCCTGTCTGACGGGCGCGCTGTCCGGGCTGTGGCTCGGGGCGTGGCTGGCGGTGGCGCGGTTTCCGGGCCACGGCCTGGCGGTCTGGCTGCTCAACACGCTGCTGGCGCTGCCGTCGGTGGTGGTCGGCCTGATGGTCTACCTGCTGCTGTCGCGCTCGGGGCCGCTGGGGTCGTGGGGCATCCTGTTCACGCCCACCGCGATGGTGATCGCGCAGAGCATCCTGGTGGTGCCGCTGATCGCCGCGCTGACCCGCCGCCTCGTCATCGACGGCCTGGCCGATGGCGGCGACCAGCTGCGCTCGATGGGCGCCGGCCCCTTGCTGTCGGCGCTGCTGGTGCTGGTACACGAGCGGCTGGCGGTGCTGACGATCCTGCTCACGGCGTTTGGCCGTGCGGTCGCCGAGGTCGGCGCGGTGATGATCGTGGGCGGCAACATCGACGGCTTCACCCGCGTGATGACCACCGCCATCGCGCTCGAGACCAGCAAGGGCGACCTGCCGCTGGCGCTGGCGCTGGGCCTGCTGCTGCTGGGTGTGGTCGGCGTCATCAACCTGCTGATCGGCTGGATGCAGCCGCGCGGCGCCGCGGCGCCGGGACAGGGGCTGATGTGA
- a CDS encoding PQQ-dependent methanol/ethanol family dehydrogenase — protein sequence MRLKMLSLLVTASLATMAAQAATPAVTDKMIENDAKSTGDVLSWGMGTQGQRYSPLKQINTSTVAKLVPAWSFSFGGEKQRGQESQPVIHNGKMFVTGSYSRIFALDAKTGAKLWKYEHRLPDGIMPCCDVINRGAALYDNLVIFMTLDAQIVALNQDTGEVVWKEKIDNYADGYSASAAPLIAEGLLLTGVSGGEFGVVGRVEARDPKTGALVWTRPTVEGHMGYKYDKDGNKTENGISGTTGKSWPGDLWKTGGAATWLGGSYDSRTGLAYFGTGNPAPWNSHLRKGDNLFSCSTLAIDVKTGQIKWHYQTTPNDGWDFDGVNELITYDDGGKVLGGKADRNGFFYVLDAKSGKLENAFPFVKKITWATGIDLKTGRPNFVPENRPGDPTASADGKKGTSTFAAPSFLGGKNQMPMAYSPDTKLFYVPANEWGMEIWNEPITYKKGGAYLGAGFTIKTLNDGPIGAMRAIDPKTGKIVWEAPNNAPLWGGVLTTGGNLVFWGTPEGYLQAADAKTGKIVWKFQTGSGVVAPPVTWSEGGEQYVAVASGWGGAVPLWGGDVAKKVNYLEQGGSVWVFKLMK from the coding sequence ATGCGTTTGAAGATGCTCAGCTTGCTGGTGACCGCCAGTCTGGCCACGATGGCCGCCCAAGCCGCCACCCCCGCCGTGACCGACAAGATGATCGAGAACGACGCCAAGTCCACCGGCGACGTGCTCTCGTGGGGCATGGGCACCCAGGGCCAGCGCTATTCGCCGCTCAAGCAGATCAACACCAGCACCGTCGCCAAGCTGGTGCCGGCCTGGAGCTTCTCGTTCGGTGGTGAAAAGCAGCGCGGCCAGGAATCGCAGCCGGTCATCCACAACGGCAAGATGTTCGTCACGGGTTCGTACTCGCGGATCTTCGCGCTCGACGCCAAGACCGGCGCCAAGCTCTGGAAGTACGAGCACCGCCTGCCCGACGGCATCATGCCCTGCTGCGACGTGATCAACCGCGGCGCCGCGCTGTATGACAACCTCGTGATCTTCATGACGCTCGATGCCCAGATCGTCGCGCTGAACCAGGACACCGGCGAAGTGGTCTGGAAGGAAAAGATCGACAACTACGCCGACGGCTACTCGGCCTCGGCCGCGCCGCTGATCGCCGAAGGCCTGCTGCTGACCGGCGTCTCCGGTGGCGAGTTCGGCGTGGTCGGCCGCGTCGAAGCGCGCGATCCCAAGACCGGCGCGCTGGTCTGGACCCGCCCGACGGTCGAAGGCCACATGGGCTACAAGTACGACAAGGACGGCAACAAGACCGAGAACGGCATCTCCGGCACCACCGGCAAGAGCTGGCCGGGCGACCTCTGGAAGACCGGCGGCGCCGCCACCTGGCTGGGTGGCAGCTACGACTCGCGCACCGGCCTGGCCTACTTCGGCACCGGCAACCCGGCACCCTGGAACAGCCACCTGCGCAAGGGCGACAACCTGTTCAGCTGCTCGACGCTGGCCATCGACGTCAAGACCGGCCAGATCAAGTGGCACTACCAGACCACGCCGAACGACGGCTGGGACTTCGACGGCGTCAACGAACTCATCACGTACGACGACGGCGGCAAGGTCCTCGGCGGCAAGGCCGACCGCAACGGCTTCTTCTATGTGCTCGATGCCAAGAGCGGCAAGCTGGAAAACGCCTTCCCCTTCGTCAAGAAGATCACCTGGGCCACCGGCATCGACCTGAAGACCGGCCGTCCGAACTTCGTGCCGGAAAACCGTCCGGGCGATCCGACCGCCAGCGCCGACGGCAAGAAGGGCACCTCGACCTTCGCCGCACCGTCGTTCCTGGGTGGCAAGAACCAGATGCCGATGGCCTACAGCCCGGACACCAAGCTGTTCTACGTGCCCGCCAACGAATGGGGCATGGAGATCTGGAACGAGCCGATCACCTACAAGAAGGGCGGCGCCTACCTGGGCGCGGGCTTCACGATCAAGACGCTCAACGACGGCCCCATCGGCGCGATGCGCGCGATCGACCCGAAGACCGGCAAGATCGTCTGGGAAGCACCGAACAACGCGCCGCTGTGGGGCGGCGTGCTGACCACCGGTGGCAACCTGGTGTTCTGGGGCACGCCGGAAGGCTATCTGCAAGCCGCTGACGCCAAGACCGGCAAGATCGTCTGGAAGTTCCAGACCGGTTCCGGCGTGGTGGCGCCCCCGGTGACCTGGAGCGAAGGTGGCGAGCAGTACGTCGCCGTGGCTTCGGGCTGGGGTGGCGCGGTGCCGCTGTGGGGCGGCGACGTGGCCAAGAAGGTCAACTACCTCGAGCAGGGTGGCTCGGTGTGGGTGTTCAAGCTGATGAAGTGA
- a CDS encoding aldehyde ferredoxin oxidoreductase family protein — MSWAGKLLRVNLTTGTIATEPLNMAWARQYLGSRGLATKYLVEEIDAKVDPLSIDNKIIWSTGPLTGTMASTGGRYTVVTKGPLTGAIACSNSGGYWGAELKMAGWDMVIFEGRSPKPVYLSIQDDVVELKDAAHLWGKSVWETEATIKASHQDPLVRVSSIGLAGENQVLFAAVVNDLHRAAGRSGVGAVMGSKNLKAVVVRGTKGVGNLANPKEFMRVTAEKKKILHDNAVTGAGLPTYGTQVLMSVINEMGALPTRNHRDVAFEGAKDIGAEAMATPRATDGKKQLVTNQACFGCTIACGRISKIDKTHFTVQTKPQYWGASGGLEYEAAWALGAANGVNDLEALQYANVLCNEQGMDPISFGATIGAVMELYEMGVLTKEQLGIDAKFGDAQALAYFAEITARGEGFGKEIGQGSARLTKKYGHPDLSMSVKGQEFPAYDSRGIQGMGLTYATSNRGACHLRSYTVASEVLGIPVKTDPLTADGKPELVMAFQDATAAFDAAGICIFTSFAWGLADVQPQVAAACGDEFTLENLSQIGERIWNMERDFNNRAGFTAKDDTLPKRLLEEPAKTGPAKGLVNKLPEMLPKYYDIRGWDADGQLKPETRSRLGL, encoded by the coding sequence ATGTCCTGGGCAGGAAAACTTCTTCGCGTCAATCTGACGACCGGCACCATTGCCACCGAACCGCTGAACATGGCGTGGGCCAGGCAGTATCTGGGCTCGCGTGGCCTGGCCACCAAATACCTGGTCGAGGAAATCGACGCCAAGGTCGACCCGCTGTCGATCGACAACAAGATCATCTGGTCGACCGGCCCGCTGACAGGCACGATGGCCTCCACCGGTGGCCGCTACACGGTCGTCACCAAGGGCCCGCTGACCGGCGCCATCGCCTGCTCCAACTCGGGCGGCTACTGGGGCGCCGAGCTCAAGATGGCCGGCTGGGACATGGTGATCTTCGAGGGCAGGTCGCCCAAGCCGGTCTACCTGTCGATCCAGGACGACGTGGTCGAACTGAAAGACGCCGCGCACCTGTGGGGCAAGAGCGTCTGGGAAACCGAGGCCACGATCAAGGCCTCGCACCAGGATCCGCTGGTGCGTGTGTCGAGCATCGGCCTGGCCGGTGAGAACCAGGTGCTGTTCGCAGCCGTGGTCAACGACCTGCACCGCGCCGCCGGCCGTTCGGGCGTGGGCGCCGTGATGGGCAGCAAGAACCTCAAGGCGGTGGTCGTTCGCGGCACCAAGGGCGTGGGCAATCTGGCCAACCCCAAGGAGTTCATGCGCGTCACCGCCGAGAAGAAGAAGATCCTGCACGACAACGCCGTCACCGGTGCCGGCCTGCCGACCTACGGCACCCAGGTGCTGATGAGCGTGATCAACGAGATGGGCGCGCTGCCCACCCGCAATCACCGCGATGTCGCCTTCGAGGGCGCCAAGGACATCGGCGCCGAGGCGATGGCCACGCCGCGTGCCACCGACGGCAAGAAGCAGCTGGTGACCAACCAGGCCTGCTTCGGCTGCACCATCGCGTGCGGGCGCATCAGCAAGATCGACAAGACCCACTTCACGGTGCAGACCAAGCCGCAGTACTGGGGCGCCAGCGGCGGCCTGGAATACGAAGCGGCCTGGGCGCTGGGTGCGGCCAACGGCGTCAACGACCTCGAGGCGCTGCAGTACGCCAACGTGCTGTGCAACGAGCAGGGCATGGATCCGATCTCCTTCGGCGCCACCATCGGCGCGGTGATGGAGCTCTACGAGATGGGCGTGCTGACCAAGGAGCAGCTCGGCATCGACGCCAAGTTCGGCGACGCCCAGGCGCTGGCCTACTTCGCCGAGATCACCGCCCGCGGTGAAGGCTTCGGCAAGGAGATCGGCCAGGGCTCGGCCCGGCTGACGAAGAAGTACGGCCACCCCGACCTGTCGATGAGCGTCAAGGGCCAGGAATTCCCGGCCTACGACTCGCGCGGCATCCAGGGCATGGGCCTGACCTACGCGACGTCCAACCGCGGCGCCTGCCACCTGCGCAGCTACACGGTGGCCTCCGAGGTGCTGGGCATCCCGGTCAAGACCGACCCGCTGACGGCCGACGGCAAGCCCGAACTCGTGATGGCGTTCCAGGACGCCACCGCGGCCTTCGACGCGGCCGGCATCTGCATCTTCACCAGCTTCGCCTGGGGCCTGGCCGACGTGCAGCCGCAGGTGGCGGCGGCCTGCGGTGACGAGTTCACGCTCGAGAACCTGAGCCAGATCGGCGAGCGGATCTGGAACATGGAGCGCGACTTCAACAACCGCGCCGGCTTCACGGCCAAGGACGACACGCTGCCCAAGCGCCTGCTCGAAGAGCCGGCCAAGACCGGCCCGGCCAAGGGCCTGGTCAACAAGCTGCCCGAGATGCTGCCCAAGTACTACGACATCCGCGGCTGGGACGCCGACGGCCAGCTCAAGCCCGAGACCCGCAGCCGCCTGGGGCTGTGA
- the glp gene encoding gephyrin-like molybdotransferase Glp, with protein MPELGPSPLIAGDTHLSVADARSAIAAAIRPITRTQTVPLMQALGRVLAADVISPIDVPAHDNSAMDGYALHGADLPAAGSVRLRVVGTVHAGDVPTLQAQAGECVRIMTGAVMPAGLDSVVPQELCRRTTDGEHAVIEIDAGVLRPGENRRFRGEDLAQGRPAVQAGRVLRPADIGLIASLGVAEVTVFRRLRVAVFSTGNELRDLGEPLPAGCIHDSNRYSLMSALQRLGVEVIDLGLVRDDPAALEATLHQAVAQADAVITSGGVSVGDADYTRGLLARLGEVAFWKVAMRPGRPFAFGPLRRDGATDPAPSWLFALPGNPVASLVTYYAFVREALLTLGGASAEPLPVLQARCATAIRKRPGRTEFQRGRVHRDADGGWSVRLTGSQGAGILRSMCEANALVVLGHEQGPVAAGDRVDVWLFDGLV; from the coding sequence ATGCCCGAACTCGGCCCCTCCCCCCTGATTGCCGGCGACACCCACCTGAGCGTGGCCGACGCCCGCTCGGCCATCGCCGCGGCGATCCGCCCGATCACCCGGACGCAGACCGTGCCGCTGATGCAGGCGCTCGGCCGCGTGCTGGCCGCCGACGTGATCTCGCCGATCGACGTGCCCGCGCACGACAACTCGGCGATGGACGGCTACGCGCTGCACGGCGCCGACCTGCCGGCAGCCGGCAGCGTGCGGCTGCGCGTGGTCGGCACCGTGCACGCCGGCGACGTGCCGACGCTGCAGGCGCAGGCCGGCGAGTGCGTGCGCATCATGACCGGCGCGGTGATGCCGGCCGGGCTCGACTCGGTGGTGCCGCAGGAGCTCTGCCGCCGCACGACGGACGGCGAGCACGCCGTGATCGAGATCGACGCCGGCGTACTGCGCCCGGGCGAGAACCGGCGTTTTCGCGGCGAGGACCTGGCGCAGGGCCGCCCCGCCGTGCAGGCCGGGCGGGTGCTGCGGCCGGCCGACATCGGCCTGATCGCCTCGCTCGGCGTGGCCGAGGTGACGGTGTTCAGGCGCCTGCGGGTGGCGGTGTTCTCCACCGGCAACGAATTGCGCGACCTGGGCGAGCCGCTGCCCGCCGGCTGCATCCACGACAGCAACCGCTACAGCCTGATGAGCGCGCTGCAGCGCCTGGGTGTCGAGGTGATCGACCTCGGCCTGGTGCGCGACGACCCGGCCGCGCTCGAGGCCACGCTGCATCAGGCGGTGGCGCAGGCCGACGCCGTGATCACCAGCGGCGGCGTCAGCGTGGGCGATGCCGACTACACCCGCGGCCTGCTGGCCCGACTCGGCGAGGTGGCGTTCTGGAAGGTGGCGATGCGCCCGGGCCGGCCGTTCGCGTTCGGCCCGCTGCGCCGCGACGGCGCCACCGACCCGGCGCCGAGCTGGCTGTTCGCCCTGCCCGGCAACCCGGTCGCCAGCCTCGTCACCTACTACGCCTTCGTGCGCGAGGCGCTGCTGACGCTCGGCGGCGCCAGCGCCGAGCCGCTGCCGGTGCTGCAGGCGCGCTGCGCCACCGCCATCCGCAAGCGGCCGGGCCGCACGGAGTTCCAGCGCGGCCGGGTCCACCGCGACGCCGACGGCGGCTGGTCGGTGCGCCTGACCGGCTCGCAGGGCGCGGGCATCCTGCGCAGCATGTGCGAGGCCAACGCGCTGGTCGTGCTGGGCCACGAGCAGGGCCCGGTGGCGGCCGGCGACCGGGTCGACGTCTGGCTGTTCGACGGCTTGGTGTGA
- a CDS encoding 4Fe-4S dicluster domain-containing protein: MQKSLHINPDKCTGCLQCEMACSYENYGVFAPAKSRIKVFDFHETGRKVPYTCTQCDEAWCLHACPVEAITLDKATGAKVVNDTTCVGCKVCTISCPFGTINYVQETGKVQKCDLCGGEPACAEACPTGAITFIDSNWTGLNKMQAWADKLGNQAAA; this comes from the coding sequence ATGCAGAAGAGCCTTCACATCAACCCGGACAAGTGCACGGGTTGCTTGCAATGCGAAATGGCTTGTTCCTACGAGAACTACGGCGTCTTTGCGCCGGCCAAGTCGCGCATCAAGGTGTTCGATTTCCACGAGACCGGGCGCAAGGTGCCCTACACCTGCACCCAGTGCGACGAGGCCTGGTGCCTGCACGCCTGCCCGGTCGAAGCGATCACGCTCGACAAGGCGACCGGCGCCAAGGTCGTCAACGACACCACCTGCGTGGGCTGCAAGGTCTGCACGATCAGCTGCCCCTTCGGCACGATCAACTACGTGCAGGAAACCGGCAAGGTGCAGAAATGCGACCTGTGCGGCGGCGAACCGGCCTGCGCCGAAGCCTGCCCGACCGGCGCGATCACTTTCATCGACTCCAACTGGACCGGCTTGAACAAGATGCAAGCCTGGGCCGACAAGTTGGGCAACCAAGCAGCTGCTTGA
- a CDS encoding ATP-binding cassette domain-containing protein, producing MSGEALISLAQAGVDFGAVRALRDVTLQINRGERVALVGANGSGKTTLLRLLHGLVAGHGRREVHALEDTDGRPALMAMLFQRPYLLHLSARSNLLLALWLAKVPRAQRGERAAQALERVGLQGVGERAARALSGGQQQRLAMARAWAMRPDILFLDEPTASLDPSAKREVESLIDAFGADGMTLVMSTHNLGQVKRLATRVLYLEAGHVVVDLPVERFFHDPLPHAAAQFLKGELPWT from the coding sequence GTGAGCGGCGAAGCCCTGATCAGCCTGGCGCAGGCCGGCGTGGATTTCGGCGCGGTGCGGGCGCTGCGCGACGTCACGCTGCAGATCAACCGCGGCGAGCGGGTCGCGCTGGTGGGCGCCAACGGCTCGGGCAAGACCACCTTGCTGCGTCTGCTGCACGGCCTGGTCGCCGGCCACGGCCGGCGCGAGGTGCATGCCCTCGAGGACACCGACGGCCGCCCGGCGCTGATGGCGATGCTGTTCCAGCGGCCCTATCTGCTGCATCTGTCGGCACGCAGCAACCTGCTGCTGGCGCTCTGGCTGGCGAAGGTGCCGCGCGCGCAGCGTGGCGAGCGCGCCGCGCAGGCGCTCGAGCGCGTCGGCCTGCAGGGCGTGGGCGAGCGTGCGGCGCGAGCGCTGTCGGGTGGCCAGCAGCAGCGCCTGGCGATGGCGCGGGCCTGGGCCATGCGGCCCGACATCCTGTTTCTCGACGAGCCCACCGCCAGCCTCGACCCCAGTGCCAAGCGCGAGGTCGAGTCGCTGATCGATGCCTTCGGCGCCGACGGCATGACGCTGGTGATGAGCACGCACAACCTCGGCCAGGTCAAGCGCCTGGCGACGCGGGTGCTGTACCTCGAGGCCGGCCACGTCGTGGTCGACCTGCCGGTCGAGCGTTTTTTCCACGACCCGCTGCCGCATGCGGCGGCTCAATTCCTGAAAGGTGAACTGCCATGGACCTGA